In a single window of the Gemmatimonas sp. genome:
- a CDS encoding CDP-alcohol phosphatidyltransferase family protein: MIDEPFRQWLARRWSAPAVALHRAGITANQVSVVAAVLGLTAAALVAVQLPVFGIVLWLVSRLLDGYDGMLARLAASASLYGGYLDITLDMLAYSAMAIAFAIAMPADVVLWMVVLLGYVLAITTTLALSSLAERANRTLEGNRSIQFTRALAEGGETTAVYVVIALAPSVSRYVLVVWIALLSITAIQRTALARRLLS; this comes from the coding sequence ATGATCGACGAACCGTTTCGGCAATGGCTGGCGCGTCGCTGGAGTGCGCCGGCGGTGGCGCTGCATCGGGCAGGCATCACGGCCAACCAAGTCAGCGTGGTGGCGGCGGTCCTTGGTCTTACCGCCGCAGCGCTGGTGGCCGTGCAGTTGCCGGTGTTCGGCATCGTGCTCTGGCTCGTGAGCCGATTGCTGGACGGCTACGACGGCATGCTCGCGCGACTTGCGGCGAGCGCGTCGCTGTACGGGGGCTATCTCGATATTACGCTCGATATGCTTGCGTATTCCGCGATGGCGATCGCCTTCGCCATCGCGATGCCAGCCGACGTCGTGCTGTGGATGGTGGTGCTATTGGGCTACGTGCTGGCCATTACCACCACGCTCGCGCTGTCATCGCTCGCCGAGCGCGCCAACCGGACGCTCGAGGGAAACCGATCAATCCAATTCACGCGTGCGCTGGCCGAGGGCGGCGAAACCACCGCGGTGTACGTGGTGATTGCACTCGCCCCGTCGGTCAGTCGATACGTGTTGGTAGTCTGGATCGCGTTGCTTTCCATCACGGCCATTCAGCGCACGGCGCTCGCCCGACGGCTGTTGTCGTAG